The Coffea arabica cultivar ET-39 chromosome 3c, Coffea Arabica ET-39 HiFi, whole genome shotgun sequence genome contains a region encoding:
- the LOC113734083 gene encoding stem-specific protein TSJT1-like, whose product MLGVFSSSIMSPPDELVAAGSRTPSPKITAAALVNRFLQTNSSAVSMQIGDDAQLAYTHHNESPLHPRSFAVKDDIFCLFEGALDNLGSLKQQYGLSKSANEVVLMIEAYKALRDRAPYPPNHVVGHLEGNFAFIVFDKATSTLFVATDEKAKVPLYWGITADGWVAFADDADLLKGACGKSLASFPQGCFFSTALGELRSYENPKNKITAIPAKEEEIWGAKFMVEGPAVFAATK is encoded by the exons ATGTTGGGAGTGTTTAGCAGTTCAATAATGTCGCCGCCGGATGAGCTGGTGGCAGCAGGTAGCAGGACACCGTCGCCGAAGATCACAGCGGCGGCGCTGGTGAATCGGTTTTTACAAACCAATTCCTCGGCGGTGTCGATGCAGATCGGCGATGATGCCCAGTTAGCTTATACTCATCACAACGAGTCACCTTTACACCCCAG GTCATTCGCAGTTAAGGATGACATATTTTGCCTGTTTGAGGGAGCACTTGACAATCTAGGGAGTCTGAAGCAACAATACGGGCTTTCGAAGTCTGCAAATGAggtggttttgatgattgaagcaTACAAGGCGCTTCGTGACAGGGCACCTTACCCTCCAAACCATGTTGTTGGCCACCTAGAAGGGAATTTTGCTTTTATTGTCTTCGACAAGGCCACCTCCACCTTGTTTGTGGCTACT GATGAAAAGGCTAAGGTTCCTCTATACTGGGGAATCACTGCTGATGGATGGGTAGCATTTGCAGATGATGCTGACTTGCTTAAAGGTGCTTGTGGCAAGTCCCTTGCATCTTTCCCTCAAG GTTGCTTCTTCTCCACAGCTTTGGGTGAACTGAGAAGCTATGAGAATCCAAAGAATAAGATCACTGCAATTCCAGCTAAAGAGGAAGAAATATGGGGAGCAAAGTTCATG GTGGAAGGGCCAGCAGTTTTTGCAGCCACAAAATAG
- the LOC113734084 gene encoding LOW QUALITY PROTEIN: nuclear transcription factor Y subunit C-3 (The sequence of the model RefSeq protein was modified relative to this genomic sequence to represent the inferred CDS: substituted 1 base at 1 genomic stop codon), producing the protein MDQQGNGQLPGMEVVGSSAHVPYSVAPYQTNQMMGPSPSASAGPVQAPQTAGLPASSTQMAQHQLAYQHIHQQQQQQLQQQLQNFWANQYQEIXQVTDFKNHSLPLARIKKIMKADEDVRMISAEAPVIFARACEMFILELTLRAWNHTEENKRRTLQKNDIAAAITRTDIFDFLVDIVPREDLKEEMLASIPRGPLPVGGPAEGVPYYYMSAQSAPPVGAPGMYMGKPVDQALYGHQPRPYMPQQMWPHQQQPPADS; encoded by the coding sequence ATGGATCAGCAAGGAAACGGACAACTTCCAGGTATGGAGGTGGTTGGTAGCTCTGCTCATGTGCCATATAGTGTTGCACCATATCAAACTAACCAAATGATGGGCCCCTCTCCTTCTGCATCAGCTGGTCCAGTTCAAGCTCCTCAAACAGCTGGCCTTCCTGCCTCTTCTACTCAGATGGCGCAACACCAGCTTGCCTATCAGCACATTCACCAGCAACAACAGCAGCAATTGCAGCAACAGCTCCAGAACTTTTGGGCAAACCAGTACCAAGAAATTTAGCAAGTGACTGATTTCAAGAATCATAGCCTGCCATTGGCCAGGatcaagaaaataatgaaaGCGGATGAAGATGTTAGAATGATTTCAGCAGAAGCACCAGTTATATTTGCCCGGGCCTGTGAGATGTTTATCCTCGAGTTAACCCTGCGTGCGTGGAACCACACAGAGGAGAATAAGAGGAGGACCCTTCAAAAAAATGACATTGCAGCAGCCATCACTAGGACTGacatatttgattttttggttGACATAGTACCAAGAGAGGACTTGAAAGAGGAGATGCTTGCATCAATCCCCAGAGGGCCCCTTCCTGTTGGAGGTCCTGCAGAGGGCGTCCCTTACTACTACATGTCAGCCCAGTCTGCTCCACCGGTTGGAGCTCCAGGGATGTATATGGGTAAACCCGTTGATCAAGCTCTTTACGGCCATCAGCCTCGTCCTTATATGCCCCAGCAGATGTGGCCACACCAACAGCAACCACCTGCCGATTCTTAG
- the LOC113734086 gene encoding ATP-dependent (S)-NAD(P)H-hydrate dehydratase-like: MVRGFSPAAAAAVFRRQNFLIRCLGGYRKEKNYSNNFHHHCVIRMHSAMSGGPSLEADAVSILRSITPTLDPTRHKGQAGKVAVIGGCREYTGAPYFSAISALKLGADVSHVFCTKDAATVIKSYSPELIVHPILEESYSIRNDEKGSISAKVIEEVDKWMERFDCLVIGPGLGRDPFLLDCVSNIMKRARESNVPMVIDGDGLFLVSNSPDLVRGYPLAVLTPNVNEYKRLVQKILNCEVNDEEGSKQLLALAKGIGGVTILRKGKSDFITDGEKVSAVSIYGSPRRCGGQGDILAGSVAVFLSWARQSAYRGELGTNPTILGCIAASAILRKAASLAFDQKKRSTLTSDIIECLGRSLEEICAVIS, encoded by the exons ATGGTGCGTGGTTTTTCTCCAGCTGCTGCAGCTGCTGTTTTTAGGAGGCAAAATTTCTTGATAAGGTGTTTGGGAGGCTACAGAAAAGAGAAGAACTACAGCAACAATTTCCATCATCATTGTGTTATCAGAATGCATTCTGCCATGAGCGGTGGTCCCTCTTTGGAAGCTGACGCAGTTAGCATTTTGAGATCAATTACTCCTACTCTTGACCCAACCAGACATAAAGGCCAAGCTG GAAAAGTAGCTGTCATTGGTGGATGTCGTGAATATACTGGAGCTCcatatttttctgctatatcaGCTCTAAAACTT GGTGCAGACGTATCACATGTATTCTGTACTAAAGATGCTGCTACTGTCATAAAAAGCTATAGTCCCGAGTTAATAGTGCATCCTATTCTGGAAGAATCTTACAGCATCAG GAATGACGAAAAAGGATCAATATCAGCTAAGGTGATTGAGGAGGTAGATAAATGGATGGAAAGATTTGATTGTCTTGTTATTGGTCCAGGACTCGGGAGGGATCCCTTTCTCCTT GACTGTGTGAGTAACATCATGAAACGTGCAAGGGAGTCCAATGTGCCAATGGTCATTGATGGT GATGGGCTTTTTCTTGTTTCAAATTCCCCTGATCTAGTTAGAGGTTATCCGTTAGCTGTTCTGACTCCAAATGTTAATGAATATAAGCGGCTTGTTCAGAAAATATTAAATTGTGAAGTAAATGATGAAGAAGGAAGCAAGCAGTTATTGGCTCTTGCAAAAGG GATTGGTGGTGTGACAATCTTACGAAAAGGAAAATCTGATTTCATCACTGATGGTGAAAAAG TTAGTGCAGTAAGCATATATGGTTCTCCTCGGCGTTGTGGTGGTCAGGGTGATATACTTGCAGGAAG TGtggctgtttttctttcttgggCTCGTCAGTCTGCTTATAGAGGAGAGTTGGGTACGAATCCAACAATTTTAGGCTGCATCGCTGCATCTGCAATACTGAGAAAGGCAGCCTCTCTTGCTTTTGATCAGAAGAAAAGGTCGACTCTTACCAGTGATATCATCGAGTGCTTGGGAAGAAG tttggaagaaatctgcGCCGTCATTTCGTGA